The DNA region GCCGGCCCGCAGCTGGCGCTGGGCGCCAACTCGCCATTCTTCCTCGGCCATCACCTGTGGGCCGAGACCCGCATCGAGTTGTTCGCCCAAGCCACCGACACCCGGCCCGAGGAACTCAAGGCCCAAGGCGTGCGACCGCGGGTGTGGTTCGGCGAGCGTTGGATCACCTCGATCTTCGATCTGTTCGAGGAGAACGTGCGCTATTTCCCGTCCCTGTTGCCGGAGCTCTCCGACGAGGACCCGGTCGCCGAGCTGGCAGCCGGGCGCACACCTCGGCTGGCCGAGCTGCGCTTGCACAATGGAACCATCTACCGGTGGAACCGCCCGGTCTACGACATCGTCGATGGCCGCCCGCACCTGCGGGTGGAGAACAGGGTGCTGCCCGCCGGCCCCAGCGTGATCGACATGATGGCCAACTCGGCGTTCTACTACGGGATGCTGCGCACCCTGTCCGAGGAGGACCGCCCGGTGTGGACCCAGATGAGTTTCGCTGCGGCAGAACACAACTTCGTCCAGGCCGCACAGTTCGGCATGAACTGCCGGATGTACTGGCCCGGGCTGGGCGAGGTGACACCCGACGAGTTGATCCTGCGCAAGCTGTTGCCGCTGGCCGACGAGGGGCTACGGCGCTGGGAGGTGGCCGCCGAAGTCCGCGACCGCTATCTCGGGGTGATCGAGGGCCGCGCCAAGACCGGCCGCAACGGCGCGACCTGGCAGGCCCACACCGTCGACGCGCTGCAGGGCCGGGGTATGAGCCGGCCGGATGCGTTGGCCGAGATGCTACGGCTGTATTGCGTGCACATGCACGGCAACGAACCGGTGCACACCTGGGACATCCCGGATTGACCTGCCGTCGGTACGGTTGTGCTCATGACCGAAGTGATGGACTGGGACAGCGCCTACCGCGGGGAAGGGGACTTCGAGGGTGAGCCCCCCTGGAACATCGGCGAACCCCAACCCGAGCTGGCGGCGTTGTGGCGGGCCGGACGATTCCGCAGCGAGGTCCTCGACGCCGGGTGCGGGCACGCCGAGCTGTCGTTGGCGCTGGCCGCCGACGGATACACGGTGACCGGGGTCGACGTCAGCCCCACCGCGGTCGCCGCGGCCACCACCGCGGCCGCCGAGCGCGGCCTGTCGGACCGGGCGAGGTTCGTCGCGGCCGATATCACCGCGCTGGACGGGTTCGACAACCAGTTCGCGACCGTGGTCGACAGCACCCTGTTCCACTCACTGCCCGTCGAGTCCCGCGACGCCTATCTGCGGTCGATCCACCGGGCCGCCGCGCCGGGCGCCGGCTATTTCGTGCTCGTCTTCGCCAAGGGCGCGTTCCCCGAGCAGATGCAACCCGGACCCAACGAGGTTTCCGAAATCGAACTGCGCGAAGCTGTTTCCAGGTACTGGGTGATCGACGACATCCGGCCCGCCCTGATCCACTCGAATGTGCCGCGCACGGCGGGTCCGCCGCCGCCGCTGGACCTTCTCGACGAGAGTGGACGGCTGCGGATGCAGGCCTTCCTGCTCTCGGCGCACAAGCAGTCTTAGGCCGTGACCGGCAGCGTCGCGGCGCCGCGGACCGACCGATGCACCGCCGGCGCCTCGCAACGACTGCGCGCGGTGAGTCTGATCCGATCGGCGCGAAACAGGTCATAGGCGTACTCGAACGGACGATCTGCGCCGTCGCGGGTCACCCGGGTGATGGCCAGCAGCGGCTTACGCTCGGCGATCTGGAGCCATTCGGCCTCCCGCGGACTGGCGTTGACCACCTCGATCGTCTCTGTGGTGTCGGCTGGTGTCAGTCCGTAGCGCACCCGCAGCAGCTCGTACAGGGAACCGCCGAGCGGCTGTTCGAGCAGGTCGGCCACATCGTCCGCGACGAAGCACGCGCTATCCAACGACAGCGGCACCCCGTCGGCGTAGCGCAGCCGACGAACGGTGATGACGTCGCAGCCCTGGGCGATCTCGAGAGCCTGGGCCTCGATCTGGGTGGCCGGACGGCGGCTCGTACCCAATACGGTGCTGGCACTGGTGTGACCGCTGTCGTGCAGTCGTGCAGGCAATCCGGTCAGTTCGGCCGCGTGGCGCTCCACGACATCGGCACGCACGAAGGTCCCCCCGCTGCGGCCGGGCCGGCGTTCCAGCACCCCGGCCTGGCTCAGCGGCAGCAACGCACTGCGCAGCGTGGAACGTGAGACCGCGAGCGCCGCGGCCATCTCGCGTTCGGTGCCCAACCGTGAACCCGGCTGCAGCGCCCCCTGGGCGAGCAGGGACAGGATCCGTCGGCGCACCTCTTCGGCCACCGGCCCGCCCGTCGAACCCGACATGATCAGCCGGCCACCGCGTCCAACGACTCCGGCAGCACCTGGCCGCCGTCGACGGCAATGGCCTGGCCGGTGATGTAGCCGGCCTCGCGGCTGGCCAGAAACGCGGCCAGATAGCCGATGTCCTCGGGTTCGCCCAATGCACCGACCGGAATGCTGCGGGCCATCCCGGCGATGTAGTCCTCACCCATGGCGACCATGCCCTCGCTCATGATGTTGCCGGGCAGGATCGCGTTGACCGTGATCTTGTGCGGCGCCAGTTCGATGGCAGCGGTGCGCATGAAGCCCAGTTGTGCTGCCTTGGTGGCGCCGTAGTGTGACCATCCCGGGTATCCGGTGATCGGCCCGGTGATCGACGAGGTCAGGATCACCCGACCACGGCCCGAGGCGATCAGCGCGCTCAGGCAGGCCTGCACGGCAAAGAACGTGCCGTTGACGTTGACGGCGAAGATCTCGGCGAGCTGCTCGGGCGTCATGGTGGCCAACGGGGCTTCGGGAAAGATGCCGGCGTTGGCGCACACCACATCGAGGCCGCCGAAGGCGTCCACCACCGCCGTGACCATGTCGTCGCACGCCGAGCGGTCGCACACGTCGGTCGCCACCCCGATGACCTTGCCCGGGCCCAGCCCGTCGAGCGCGGCGACACAGTCGTCGAGGTCGGTGACCGAGCGGGCCGCCACGGCCACGTTCGCGCCGGCGAGGGCGAAGACCTTGGCGATACCGCGTCCGATCCCTTTGCTGCCCCCGGTGACAAGCACAGCACGGTCCTGCACATCGAACATGTTTCTCCTATCGGGTCGGGGCGAGCACAGCGTCCTGTAACCACGTCGGGTCGCTGAGGTAGCGCCGGGCCAGCGCTGCGGTACCTCGGGCATAGCCGGCTCCGACGGCGATCGCGGCGTCGGCGTCGGCATGCGAGGCGATCCAGGCGGTCAGCTGGATGCGTCGCAGCATCACGAAGGTCGGGATGAGCAGCAGGTGGTCGACGGGAAGCGGACGCACCCGGCAGTATCCGCGCAACCACTCGGTGATGATCCCGGCGACGGCCGGGGTGTCCTCGATCCAGGACAGCACCGAGCTCAGATCGGCCAGGTGCCAGGACCACCCGCAATCGTCGAAGTCGATCACGGTGATCTGGCCGCTGCCGCCGGCCGGGTCGATCATCAGGTTGGCCAGGCGCAGATCGGCGTGGACCAGCCCGAAGCGGTCCGGCGCGGTGCCGAAATCAGTGATACGGCAGGTGATTTCGGTGACCGCCTGCCCAATCGCGGTTCGATCGGCGGACGTGAGCCCCGGCGCTGACCGCCAATCACCCCATCGGGCGCGCGGGCCGAGAATCGCTTCGAGGTCCCACCGGAACCGGGTGAAGCCCGAAGGCGGCTTCCACCGCCGACTGTGTTCGTGCATGTGGGCGGTGAGTTCTCCCAACTGGGCGAAACCGACTGCCTGCGGCGCTTCTTCGGCGGTACACCCCGGGATGTAGGTCACCGCGTCGACGTACAGTTCGCGCCCACCGACGCGCGCGGTGACCACGCCGCTGCCATCGGCTGCTGACACCAGTTCCGGGGTACAGACCACCGTCTGGCTTCGCAGCGCCGCCATCCAGTCCAGCTCGGAACGGATACCGGCCAGGTCGTGATAGCCCGGCCGGTGCACCCGCAACACGATGGGGTCGGCGTCACCGTCCACATCGCCGGCGAGATAGGTCGCATTCTCTGACAGGCTGAGCAGGCGAAGCGGGGTGTCTGGGTCGAGCCGGTAGTGGTGCAGCGCGGCCCGGGCAAACAACTGGTGATCAACGGGTAGCCCGGCCATATGAGGAGTGTGGACCAAATGACGTCGGCCGGCAGACCAAAACCGTGGCGTTTACCGGACCGTAGCGAGGTCAGCGGATCTGAAACACTGCTGTAACGAAGAATGCTGCGAGGCAGCGCATATCAGGTTGCCCGGGCACCTTGGGACTAGTAGAAATGGCCCTCACCGCGCTACGTTCGGTGTTCGCGGCTCGGCTTCGGCCAGACCAAATGTCGATGGCCTTGCCCGCAACGGAAGGGACGGGTTCGCAGTGGGGTTCTCCAACATCATGGATTCCAACAGCTATACCGCAGAGGTGAACACCGACACCGGGCTCGGTCGCCAGATCCAGGCCCGCAGCCGCCTGCTGGGCCCGGCCTACCGACTGTTCTACCAACGGCCGGTGCACCTGGTGCGCGGTCGGGGTAGCCACCTGTTCGACGCTGAGGGCCTGCGTTACCTCGATGCCTACAACAACGTCGCCAGCGTCGGGCATTGCCATCCGCGCGTGGTGGCAGCGATGACGAGGCAGGCCGAGACTCTCAATACGCACACCCGGTACCTGCACGAGGAAATCCTGCAGTACTCCGAACGCCTGCTCGGATTGCTGCATCTCGACCAGGTGATGTATGCCTGCACCGGGTCCGAGGCCAATGACTTGGCTCTGCGGATCGCGCAGAGTTACACCGAAGCCCGCGGTGTGATCGTCACCCGTGAGGCCTATCACGGCAATACCGCAGCGGTGACCGAGATTTCTCCGTCGATCGGTGGCGCGTCGGTAATGGGTGGCCACGTGCGCACCGTCGGCGCGCCCGACAGCTACCGCCTCGGCGCCGACGCACCGGCCCGGTTCCTGGCAGATGTCCAGGCGGCGATCGCCGACCTGCAGGCGTCGGGTCACGGCGTGTGCTGCCTGATCGTTGACACCATCTTCTCCTCGGACGGCATCTATCCCGAACCGTCGGTGCTGGCGCCCGCGGTGGCCGCGGTGCGGGCGGCCGGCGGGGTGTTCATCGCCGACGAGGTGCAGCCCGGTTTCGGCCGCACCGGGGAGGCGATGTGGGGGTTCGTCCGACATCGCATCGCGCCCGACCTGGTGACGCTGGGCAAGCCGATGGCCAACGGGCTGCCGGTGGCCGCGGTGGCGGCGCGACGCGAGGTTCTCGACATTTTTGCCCGGGAAGTGCCGTACTTCAACACCTTTGCCGGCAACCCGGTGTCGATGGCCACTGCTTCGGCAGTACTCGACGTCATCGAGGACGAGCAGCTGATGCGCAACGCATCGCAGGTCGGGCGGGCACTGCATGAGGGTCTCGTACAGTGTTGCGCCGAGCACCCGCGCATCGCCGATGTCCGCGGGGCCGGTTTGTATCTCGCCGTCGAGGTCGTCGACGATGCCGGTACCGGCAGGCCGGATCGGGCCGCGGCCCGTGACCTGATCAACGCGATGCGTGACCGCCGGGTGCTGATCTCGGTGTGCGGCTCCGAGGGCCACGTGCTCAAAATCCGTCCACCGCTGGTGTTCTCGACCGACGACGTGGACTGGTTCTGCACGGAATTTGCCGACGCATTGCGCATGCTCGTCTGACCACCGACGGCATGACGGATCGTCATCCCGGGTCCGCCGCTAGGAGCCGAGTGCGGCCACGATGTCGTCCGCCGACTCGAAGGCTTGGGGACGAATCCTCGGTGTCATTTCCGATTGCGCGGTCAAACAGCCAACCAGTGTGCGAGCTATCGGAGGCGGCAGCGCGAGCGACTCGATCAGCGCCAGTTGAGGCGGGATCTCGAGCGCAAGCACCGGGCTACGATAGGTGAACACTTGTTGTCCGCAGATCATCTCCCACAGGATGAGTCCGAGGGCTTGGACATCCGATCCGATACACCGACGCCGGTCATCGGCGGCCAGCTCATGCGAACTCCTGGCCAAACCGAAGTCGACAACAGTGATCTGCTGGCCCGAGAAGACATGGTCGGGTGAGAGATCACGATGGACATAGCCGAAGGCGTGCAATCGTTGAAGCCATCTCGCCAGCCCGCACATGAGCTCGCCAAGTACCTCTATCTCCAGGCGACCGTCGCGTGCACACTGATCAAAACGCGGCGCGTGCAACCGGTCACAGGCGTGGAAAGCCGCGCCCGGGACTCTGGAGCACGCACGCAACACCGGAAATCCCGGCCTGCCGCTCATCGTTGTCAACAGGTCGATTTCACGCAGGAAGTTCCTGCACACGCCAGGGGTGTCGGTATGTAGAACCTTGATGAACAGTTCGGCTTCCGTTCCGATCTGAGTGCCGAGAAAGCACTCGGTCAACGGGCGCCTGCCCACAGACCGGACTTTGACCAAACCGGCCTGCCTGAATGCACAGCCGAGTGTCTCATCTGAAGTCTTCATCCCTGGAAAAGCGCCTCCGACAACGTCTTCCACAAGGTCTCCCCCGCCTCGGTCAAGGCACGCGTCTCTGCGAGGTACCTGTCGTGCACGCGGATACGCTCGAGGCTTTCGTCGAGAGTCCGTCCGTTGAGCCGATAATATTTCGGCTCAGCACGTACGAGGTTGCGGTGGTAGATCGCGGCGTTGGCGAACGCATGGAACGCGTAGAGAATCATGTCGATGGGGCGCCCCTGCTTCTTGATCGGGGAGAAGTACTGCTTCGTGTCGGTGCCGTCGTGGAGCGGGGCCAACCGCCGCAGTGCGAGGTAGTGATGATGGCTGGCCTCATGGATGAGGGACTCCGCCAGTTCCACGGCCGGATTGGGAAACGACAGGAAGGTCAGTCCGGGGAACTCCTCGACTGACGCGCTCATGAGGACTCCATCGGATCCGTCGAGCGCGACGATGTGTCGCATCCCGCTGGCGATCCAAGGCACGAAGTTCGGTGCGTGCCGAGTCAGAAACGAGGTGGCGCCGTCGAGAGCGGGAGCCACTCGTGTCGTTGCGTCGGGCAGGGCCTGCCGCTTTCCGGGCAGCGGGAAGCCACTTCCGTCGCTGGGCAACCACACCGGGACGGGATGCCCGCACATCTGCACGGTCCCCACGCTGGAAATGGCGTCGCTGCGCCAGAGCCCGCTGGCCGCATCCCGGTCCGCTACGACGGTCGCGATCAGCCCTCCCCGCAGATATAGGTGTATCTCGGCGCGATCGTGGTCTCGCCGAAACGTCGCGCGATCGGCTTCCGGGAGTCGCAGCGTGCCCCAGAACGCCGCTTGCCGTGGATCCAACCCGATATCCGCCTCGACAAGCACGCCTTCGGCGCCCAGGCGCAACAACATTGGTCCAAGGACATTCAATGTTGATTCGCCGTGCATCGAGGTGGCCAGGAGCCGTTCCACGCGCGCAAGGTCAGGATGCCAGGCCGCGGACCAGGGCAGAGGCTGGCTCTTGATGATCTCGACCTGCGCACAGATGTCCGCCGGCGCACTGCTACAGCAATCGAACGCGAGCTCGAACAGCGCGCTCGCATACAGCCCTATCAGGGTCTGTGGGAGGTCGGGATCGGCACCGAGTTCCGGCGATGCGAAATAGCGTGCGGTGTCGACGGTGACCAGAGGGGGGCATTGTGCGGACCCGACCGGTGTCGTCATCGAGCTATGTACCCCCGGCTTCGACCGCAGGTGAACGCGCGGAGTCCGCGCGCACGACTGCACGCATGTGTCCGAAGAGCTTCACAATGTCGGCGCACCACACGGATGGATTGTCGAAACCATGTTCGCGGCTGTAGCGGTGCGGCATATAACCACCGCCGCATGTCAGCAATTCCGGGCAGGTACCACATTTTCGCGGAGGGGGAATTGCTCCTTCGAACAGCGCACGGGCCAGCGGACTGGAGTGACGTAGGTCGTCGAAACCGTGCGTCGCGATGTTCAGCCCGGTGTGATTGAGTGTCGCCTCGCACACCCGCAGGGCGTCGTTGGCCTGGATGCTGCCGTCGGACTCCACGATGGCGTAGTGCATCGGCCCACCACCGAAGGCGTCCGTGCCCCCGCTGTCCCCGAGGATCAGTCGGAACATGTCGGCGAACAAGCGCACCGAGACACTCGGATCGTTCTCGGCCAACCAGGCCGTCAGCGCCGGCAGCAGGTAATCGGCGACCGGCGTAGGTCCGTAAGTACCGAATTGCGTTCGCCAGTCGTCATGGGTCACGTCAGGCAGCAGGAAGTCAAAGTCGGTAACGCCGAGAGAGCGCAAGTAATGGTATGTCTCAGCGCCGTTTTCACCAGGACGGACGACCGAGAGCACTGCGACGTGAACACCCGCGTCCATCAGGTGGCGGATGCCGGCCTCTGTCCTTGTTGCGGAGCCGCGTCCCATGTGATCGACCCGCGCAACGTCATTGATGTCAGGTGGACCGTCCAGGCTGACACTGACCGAGATGCGTAGCTCTTTGAGTAGCTTCGCCCACTCGCGGTCGATCAAGGTGGCGTTGGTCTGCACATTCAACGAACCCAGGGCCGGGCCTGCCTCAGATCGCAGACGCTCGACCAACGACCGCAACCGCTCAGGGCCCATCAGAAGCGGCTCACCACCGTGCAGGCAGACACCCATCCGATGATGTGGTCGCACCGCGCCGTACTCGTTGATCCGCGTGATCAACAAGCCGATCAGTTCGTCGGACAGTAGCCCTGGTCGCTCGCGATAGCCGTTGTCTTTGGCGTGGTAGACGTAGCAGTAGCTGCAGTCGAGGTTGCAGGCACTGACCACCTTGAGCACGATCTGAGCGATGGTGACCGCATCGTCGGGCCCGGCATTGTGCCGCTGCGCGGAGGCGACAGTCGTCACTCAGGATCGGCCATCTTGACATGGTGTGCTTTCCAATAGTGCATCTTGTAGTACTGCATTTTCCAGTAGGACATATTTGATAACTCCTCAAGACTGGCATTGTCAGCCGCGGCGTAGAGCGCTTTCTTGGCAGCGATATCGGCCCTCAGCTTTGCCAGAATCATGGAGCGGTACTGCTCGGGTTTCAGCGTGACGGATTCAGCTTCCGCATTCGGCGCACCCTTGCTCTTGTCGTTCTTTTCAGCCATTTGTTGCCCTTTTCAACTATTGGTAGCGAGGCGAATTCGATCGGATGGCCAATTTGTACTCCCCGCGAACCCCCACCATCGATAAATTCACGAAAATTCTGTGTTTCAGATGCGCAGTTCGCCGACGCATTGCGCGCGTTCGTCTGAAAATCAGACGGTCAGCGCGTGACCGTGGCCAGGGCGGCGGCCAGGGTGTCCAGGTCGTCGTCGGTGACGTCGACATGGGGTGAGACTCGCAGTGCCGGTCGTGTCATTTCCCGCGGCGCACGTTCGGTCCCCAGGTAGGTCGTCACAATCGCATGCTCGGTGATCAACCGTGCGCGGACCGTCGCCGGATCGACGTGATCGGGCGGATAGAGCGTGGTGATGGCGCTGGGCTCGTCGACGCTCTCGCGCACCGACCAACCCGCGAGCCCGCCGAGGGCGGTCCTGGTCAGGGCCCCGACCTCGCGCAGCCGCTGCTGGACGTCGGCGGCACCGAAGGAGAGCAGTTCGCCCAGCGCCACGCACAGGCCGAGATGCAGGCCGACACTGGTTTCACAGTGCCGTAGCCGCTGCTGTTCATTCTCGGGCAGCAGGGCGGGACGGGTGATCAGCAGACCCACACCGCGTGGCCCTGCGGTCCATTTGCGCGAGGAGGTGAACAGCGCGTCGGCGCCGATCGCTGTGCAGTCCAGCTGGCCGAATCCCTGTGCCGCGTCGACGATCAACGGGATGCCGCGTTCGCGGCACACTTCGGCGATCTCGCGGACCGGTTGCACAGTGCCGACATGACTGCCCAACACGGTGAAATGCACCAGCGCGGGCGGGTCGTGGGCCAGCGTGGCGGCGGCGGCATCGACGTCGAGCCGGCCCGATCCATCCACCGGCAGAAAGCCGATGGCGAAACCGTGCCGCTGCATGAGCGCCAGGTTCGGGCCGAACTCGCCGGGTAGACAGGCCAGCGTGCGCGGACCCGACCAGCTGCCCAGCATGATGTCGAGCGCATGACCGGATCCGGTGGTGAAGAACACTTCACCGTCGGCCATCGTGGTCAGTGCGCGCACCGCGGACCGGCCGGCCTCCAATGCGGGCGCGGCGGCCTCGGCGGCGACGTAACCGCCGACCTCGGCCTCGTGGCGGGCGTGTCGGGATGCCGCCTCGATCGCTGTCAGGCTCTGCCGCGAGCAGGCGGCACTGTCGAGGTGGACTCCGGCCACCGGCGGGCGAGCAGCCCGCCACCGCTGTGCGAGATTCACTTCACCGACAGCGACAGCGCGAAGTCACCGGCATCGTCGGTCCACCAATGGGTCCGGCGTAGCCCGGCCGCAGCCAGTTCGGTGTCCACCCCGGACTTGCGGAACTTGCAGGACACCTCGGTCAGCATCGGTTCACCGGCACTGAACTGCACCTCCAGGTCGAGGTCGGAGATCTGCACCCGTTGCGCCCGAGTGGATTTCAGCCACATCTCGATGCGCTCCTCGGCGCTGTTCCACAGCGCGACATGATCGAAGGCATCGAGGTCGAAGTTCGCGCGCAGTTGCCGGTTGATCACCGCGAGCACGTTGCGGTTGAACGTCGCGGTCACCCCGGCGCTGTCGTCGTACGCGCGCACCAATCGCTCGGTGTCCTTGACCAGGTCGGTGCCCAGCAGGAATGCGTCGCCAGGCCGCATCAGGGCCGCCACCGCACCCAGGAACTCGGCGCGTGGTCCCGCGGTCAGGTTGCCGATCGTCGAGCCGAGAAACGCGATCAGGCGCCGACCCTGCGCCGGGATCTTGTTCAGATGCTGCTCGAAATCGCCACAGACGGCCGCAACTTCGACACCCGGGTACTCCTGCCCGATCGCTGCGGCGGCGGACTGCAACACGCTCGCGTCGACGTCGAAGGGCACGAATCGGCGTAACAGGTCCCGGCTGCGCAGCGCGTCGAGCAGCATGCGTGTCTTCTCCGAGGTGCCGCTACCGAGCTCGACCAGTGTGTCGGCGGCACACGCAGCCGCAATGTCACCGGCGTGGGTGCGCAGGATCTGGGCTTCGGCGCGCGTCGGATAGTACTCCGGCAACCGGGTGATCTGGTCGAACAGATCGCTACCGGCGGCGTCGTAAAACCATTTGGGCGGCAACGACTTCGGTGACGCCGTGAGACCCTCGCGCACGTCGCGGCGCAGCGCCGTGTCGGCGGCGTCCGCGGCCAGGTAGTTCTCCAGCGACAGGGTCATGAGAGTCCTTTCAGTGGTCATCTCAGCGGGGTGATCGTGACGCGTGTCCCGACCACGTCGACCAGATGGCGGTCGGGCACCTCCTGCCACGCCGGGTCGTCGTCGTAGGGTTCGCTGGCCAGCACCACACCGTCGGCGCGACGCAGCACCGACAAGGTGTCTCCCCAGGTGGTGGCCACCAGTCGGGATCCGTCGCCGGCCAGGATGTTCAGCCGGGCGTTCGGGTCGTCGGCGGCGACGGCGGCGACGGTGTCACCCAGCGCGTCGATGCCCCGGTCGAAGATCAGTGCGGCCAACAGCGCGCTGTCGTTGGTCGATTCGGCGTGTCGGGACAGCGGCAGCACCGACCGGTCCACCAGGCCGTTGTGCGACAGCAGCCAGCGGCCGTCGCTGAACGGTGCCGAAGCGCTGGGCTCGATGGCCATTCCCACGCTGGCCGACCGCACCGCGGCGACCACACATCTGCTGACCAAGGCCGGCGCCACCGACGCGAAGGAGGCGTCGGTCCACAGCGGCGATGCGCTGCGCCAGCGCCGTGCCACCTGGTCGTCGAAAAACCCGACACCCCAACCGTCGGCGTTCATCAGGCCATGCTTCTGCCGGCGTGGCGCGTAGGACTGAACCAGCAGCCCCGACGGCGGGTCGAGCAGCAACGCCGCCACCGACAGCGGCTGCCCCAGCCAACCCAGGTGCCTACACATGCTCGTCCCAGGCCAGCCGCACCCCGGTGAAGATCTGTCGGCGGATCGGGTGGTCCCAGTTGCGGAAGCTGGGCCGCAGGATATCCGCCGAGACCGCCCACGAGCCACCGCGCAACACCCGGTAGTCGCCGCTGCTCTGGCCATGGAAGAACGGTTGCGAGTAGCGCTGGTAGATCATCGGGCTGAACCCGGGCCACGGATGCAGCCGCGAGGTGGTCCACTCCCACACGTCGCCCAGCATTTGTTCGGCACCGTAGGCCGATGCCCCGTCCGGGTAGGCACCCACCGGCGCCGGGCGCAGCGCCTGCCCACCGAGGTTGGCCAGCTTGGCCGTGGGTTCTGTTGCACCCCAGGGGTATCGGCGGCGCGATTGGGTGGTCGGGTCCCACGCGCAGGCCTTCTCCCATTCGTACTCGGTGGGTAGCCGGGCGCCGGCCCACGCCGCATAGGCCTCGGCTTCGAAGTATGTGACGTGCTGGACCGGCTCGTCGGCGGGGATGTCCTCGACATGACCGAAACGGGTGCGGGTGCCGCTCTCGGCGTTCCAGAACAACGGGGCGGTCAATGCTGCGCGCTGCCGGTAGGCCCAGCCGTCGTCAGACCACCAACGACGCTGGTGGTAACCCCCGTCGTCGACGAACTGCCGCCACTGGCCGTTGGTGACCGGCACCCGGCCGATGCGAAACGCCGGGATGTCGACGACGTGCGCAGGACGTTCGTTGTCCAGCGCAAACGGTTCGGCGGTGGCGTCCACACCGAGCACGAACGGCCCCGCCGGCACCAGCACCGACGTACCCGCCACTCCCGGGCGACCCGCGGGCAGCGCAGACCCACTTTCGAGCAGTGGTTGACCGGCACGCAAGTTCAGCGCAGCCAGCATGGTCTCGTCGTGCTGGTTCTCGTGGCTGACCACCAGTCCGAAGGCGAACAGGTCGGGATGGTCGTCGGACAGCCTGTCCAGGACGTCGAGAGCCTTGCCGCGGACGGTGCGGCAGTAGCTACGAGCTTCGGTCGGCGGCAGCAGCGGCAGGTCGACTCGGGCGGCCCGCGAATGCACGAACGCGTCGTAGAGCGAATCGACCTGCGGGCTCAGGATGCCGGGACGTCCGGGATCACCTCCGCGCAGCAACCAGAACTCCTCCTGCTGCCCGATGTGGGCCAGATCCCACACCAGCGGGCTCATCAGCGGGTCGTACTGGCGGCACACTTCGTCGTCGTCGAAGTTGACCAAGCTCAGCGTGCGGGCTCGGGCCCGGCCGAGTTGGTCGGCGAGCGTCTCGCGTGTTGTCACAGTTCCCCTCGTGCCAGTGCGGTGACCGCAGGTGCGACCCCGTGCGCCACCACCCGGTCGGCGAAATCGTCGGCCGGACAGCGACCCTGCTCAAGCGAACGTAGGAGAGTCGTCATCGATTCCTCGAGGGAACCCGGCACCCGTTCGGCCACGGCCCGTGCGCAGCGCAGCGCGGCGCGCTGCAGGCGGCGGTCCTGCAGGCCGAGTTGGGCGGCGCGGTCCCACGCGGTGGCCACCGGTTCGGTGGCCTCGGCGGCGATGTCGGCGGCCACCGGATCATCGAGCAGCACGGTCAGCATGGATACCAGCGCGGGCCATACCGCATCGGGAACGCTGTCGAGATATCGCACCTCGAGGAAGCCGCGGGGCCGCACCGGT from Mycobacterium sp. SMC-4 includes:
- a CDS encoding glutamate--cysteine ligase — protein: MGQELKHAEFSREHRREYRRKVQLCLDVFETMLAQSSFDFEKPLTGMEIECNLVDSQYQPAMSNSEVLASIADPAYQTELGAYNIEFNVPPRRLPGRAALELEDDVRASLNAAEAKANVSDAHIVMVGILPTLMPQHLTGDWMSESTRYQALNDSIFTARGEDIMIDISGPERLSLQAATIAPESACTSMQLHLQVSPADFANNWNAAQVLAGPQLALGANSPFFLGHHLWAETRIELFAQATDTRPEELKAQGVRPRVWFGERWITSIFDLFEENVRYFPSLLPELSDEDPVAELAAGRTPRLAELRLHNGTIYRWNRPVYDIVDGRPHLRVENRVLPAGPSVIDMMANSAFYYGMLRTLSEEDRPVWTQMSFAAAEHNFVQAAQFGMNCRMYWPGLGEVTPDELILRKLLPLADEGLRRWEVAAEVRDRYLGVIEGRAKTGRNGATWQAHTVDALQGRGMSRPDALAEMLRLYCVHMHGNEPVHTWDIPD
- a CDS encoding GntR family transcriptional regulator — its product is MSGSTGGPVAEEVRRRILSLLAQGALQPGSRLGTEREMAAALAVSRSTLRSALLPLSQAGVLERRPGRSGGTFVRADVVERHAAELTGLPARLHDSGHTSASTVLGTSRRPATQIEAQALEIAQGCDVITVRRLRYADGVPLSLDSACFVADDVADLLEQPLGGSLYELLRVRYGLTPADTTETIEVVNASPREAEWLQIAERKPLLAITRVTRDGADRPFEYAYDLFRADRIRLTARSRCEAPAVHRSVRGAATLPVTA
- a CDS encoding aspartate aminotransferase family protein; translation: MGFSNIMDSNSYTAEVNTDTGLGRQIQARSRLLGPAYRLFYQRPVHLVRGRGSHLFDAEGLRYLDAYNNVASVGHCHPRVVAAMTRQAETLNTHTRYLHEEILQYSERLLGLLHLDQVMYACTGSEANDLALRIAQSYTEARGVIVTREAYHGNTAAVTEISPSIGGASVMGGHVRTVGAPDSYRLGADAPARFLADVQAAIADLQASGHGVCCLIVDTIFSSDGIYPEPSVLAPAVAAVRAAGGVFIADEVQPGFGRTGEAMWGFVRHRIAPDLVTLGKPMANGLPVAAVAARREVLDIFAREVPYFNTFAGNPVSMATASAVLDVIEDEQLMRNASQVGRALHEGLVQCCAEHPRIADVRGAGLYLAVEVVDDAGTGRPDRAAARDLINAMRDRRVLISVCGSEGHVLKIRPPLVFSTDDVDWFCTEFADALRMLV
- a CDS encoding phosphotransferase enzyme family protein, which produces MAGLPVDHQLFARAALHHYRLDPDTPLRLLSLSENATYLAGDVDGDADPIVLRVHRPGYHDLAGIRSELDWMAALRSQTVVCTPELVSAADGSGVVTARVGGRELYVDAVTYIPGCTAEEAPQAVGFAQLGELTAHMHEHSRRWKPPSGFTRFRWDLEAILGPRARWGDWRSAPGLTSADRTAIGQAVTEITCRITDFGTAPDRFGLVHADLRLANLMIDPAGGSGQITVIDFDDCGWSWHLADLSSVLSWIEDTPAVAGIITEWLRGYCRVRPLPVDHLLLIPTFVMLRRIQLTAWIASHADADAAIAVGAGYARGTAALARRYLSDPTWLQDAVLAPTR
- the fabG gene encoding 3-oxoacyl-ACP reductase FabG; its protein translation is MFDVQDRAVLVTGGSKGIGRGIAKVFALAGANVAVAARSVTDLDDCVAALDGLGPGKVIGVATDVCDRSACDDMVTAVVDAFGGLDVVCANAGIFPEAPLATMTPEQLAEIFAVNVNGTFFAVQACLSALIASGRGRVILTSSITGPITGYPGWSHYGATKAAQLGFMRTAAIELAPHKITVNAILPGNIMSEGMVAMGEDYIAGMARSIPVGALGEPEDIGYLAAFLASREAGYITGQAIAVDGGQVLPESLDAVAG
- a CDS encoding cyclopropane-fatty-acyl-phospholipid synthase family protein; translation: MTEVMDWDSAYRGEGDFEGEPPWNIGEPQPELAALWRAGRFRSEVLDAGCGHAELSLALAADGYTVTGVDVSPTAVAAATTAAAERGLSDRARFVAADITALDGFDNQFATVVDSTLFHSLPVESRDAYLRSIHRAAAPGAGYFVLVFAKGAFPEQMQPGPNEVSEIELREAVSRYWVIDDIRPALIHSNVPRTAGPPPPLDLLDESGRLRMQAFLLSAHKQS